In the genome of Drosophila pseudoobscura strain MV-25-SWS-2005 chromosome 3, UCI_Dpse_MV25, whole genome shotgun sequence, one region contains:
- the mei-W68 gene encoding meiotic recombination protein W68: MSGDVEGIVVRLLASLVLHGDATFMVPRMGPVSRDSGNGNGYRRVSYNNRRSRHRFCLVVYMLAKIHRLQVNGGSYTVRGLYYSDPQLIRTQRHIAAARLDVCHILNTSPTRLGVLSASKGLMAGDIRMLMTNGDVLDCNVYSGAIILPTDTEKVERIVTQADFVLVVEKESVFESLLARDLFGTFGRRCILVTGKGYPDCSTRRILHRLSTECHLPAYILVDADPFGIEIMLVYRLGSQSMSFTSGDLATPTLRWIGLHPSEIPALSSGAVALSSGDNKKIDDILARDYIGPGVRQELRSLQQIQQKAEIESVIDFLSTDYIPNKINRNLFL; the protein is encoded by the exons ATGAGCGGCGATGTTGAGGGGATTGTGGTGCGACTTTTGGCCAGCTTGGTGCTCCACGGTGATGCCACGTTCATGGTACCCCGAATGGGTCCGGTATCGAGAGATTCTGGGAACGGAAACGGATATCGCCGAGTGTCGTATAACAATCGACGCAGTCGCCATCGCTTCTGTCTGGTGGTGTACATGCTGGCCAAGATTCACCGGCTGCAGGTGAACGGCGGCAGCTACACCGTTCGGGGGCTCTACTACAGCGATCCCCAGCTGATACGGACGCAACGGCACATTGCCGCAGCCAGACTGGACGTCTGTCATATTCTGAACACGTCGCCTACTCGCTTGGGAGTGCTCTCCGCCTCCAAGGGTCTAATGGCAG GCGACATACGGATGCTCATGACCAACGGAGATGTCTTGGACTGCAACGTATATAGCGGTGCTATCATATTGCCCACGGACACCGAGAAGGTGGAACGCATTGTCACCCAGGCGGACTTTGTGCTGGTCGTCGAAAAGGAGTCTGTCTTCGAGAGCCTGCTGGCACGCGATCTGTTCGGCACCTTCGGTCGCCGCTGCATCCTGGTGACCGGCAAGGGCTACCCGGACTGCAGCACGCGGCGCATCCTGCACCGGCTATCCACAGAGTGCCACTTGCCGGCCTACATACTCGTCGACGCCGATCCGTTCGGCATTGAGATAATGCTCGTCTATCGCCTCGGGTCGCAGTCCATGAGCTTCACATCGGGAGACCTCGCCACGCCTACACTACGGTGGATTGGCCTCCACCCCTCCGAGATACCGGCCCTCTCCAGCGGTGCGGTTGCCCTTAGCAGTGGGGATAACAAGAAAATCGATGACATACTCGCCCGCGACTACATTGGCCCTGGAGTGCGACAGGAGCTGCGTTCGCTGCAGCAGATTCAGCAGAAGGCCGAAATCGAGAGTGTCATTGACTTCCTGTCCACCGACTACATTCCGAACAAAATAAATCGGAATTTATTTCTATAG
- the LOC6898378 gene encoding diacylglycerol O-acyltransferase 2-like yields the protein MKIEWAPLKVPPRRRLQTLVTLLITFTCFILSITAIPIIVASLIYGGLILRSLILVYLVYILYDHKRNNSVIDGNGWLLNRSNRLYRHYRNYFPVELVKTAELPPNKNYILASFPHGILGNGIGINMGLDISRWLELFPKIRPKVGTLDQNFLIPIGREVLRSWGLVSVSKASLNYLLTKSNDPKHADNRDGFTSNAVAILVGGAQEAMDSHPGQYIVTLKNRKGFVKMAIRTGSPIVPTFSFGEVDIFDQVPNPPNSLVRRVQTAVKQLTGISPLIPVGRGIFNYSFGFLPNRRRIVQVVGAPINVVKSDQPDAAYVDKVHGQVMEDLEKMFEKYKKKYIPNSKNTRLVIH from the exons atgaaaattgaatGGGCTCCTCTCAAAGTCCCGCCGCGCCGGCGTCTGCAGACCCTAGTCACGCTTTTGATCACGTTCACGTGCTTCATTCTGTCAATAACTGCAATTCCGATTATCGTGGCTTCGCTG ATCTATGGTGGTCTCATTCTGCGTAGCTTGATACTCGTCTACTTGGTCTACATACTCTACGATCATAAGCGAAACAATTCTGTAATAGATGGAAATGG CTGGCTGTTGAACCGCTCTAATCGCCTGTATCGGCACTATCGCAACTACTTTCCCGTGGAACTGGTGAAAACAGCCGAGCTGCcaccaaacaaaaactataTCTTGGCTAGCTTTCCGCACGGCATACTCGG AAATGGAATCGGCATCAACATGGGCCTGGATATCTCACGGTGGCTCGAACTGTTCCCTAAGATCCGACCCAAGGTGGGCACTCTGGATCAGAACTTCCTGATACCTATTGGACGTGAGGTGCTGCGCTCTTGGGGCCTGGTGTCGGTGTCGAAAGCCTCCCTTAACTATTTGTTAACCAAATCAAATGATCCGAAGCATGCGGACAATCGCGATGGCTTCACATCCAATGCGGTGGCCATACTTGTGGGTGGCGCCCAAGAGGCCATGGACTCGCATCCAGGGCAATACATTGTGACCCTAAAGAACCGCAAGGGATTCGTCAAAATGGCCATACGAACGGG ATCACCGATCGTTCCGACGTTTTCCTTTGGGGAGGTGGATATATTCGATCAGGTGCCCAATCCCCCGAATTCCCTGGTTCGTCGAGTGCAGACTGCTGTGAAACAGCTTACGGGTATATCGCCTCTGATTCCAGTGGGTCGTGGCATCTTCAACTATTCCTTTGGCTTTCTGCCAAATAGACGTCGCATCGTACAAGTTG TGGGCGCCCCCATCAATGTGGTGAAAAGTGATCAGCCTGATGCCGCCTATGTGGACAAGGTGCATGGCCAGGTCATGGAGGATCTGGAAAAGATGTTCGAAAAGTACAAGAAGAAATATATTCCGAACTCAAAGAACACCAGGCTGGTCATCCATTAA
- the LOC4804130 gene encoding diacylglycerol O-acyltransferase 2-like, translating into MKIEWAPLKVPPARRLQTMITALFTMAFFVLLFSSYLFVAGSLIYGGLILRSLILIYLVYMYLDHKRTHSIIDSNGWMLNRTNTLYRSYRNYFPVELVKTAELPANRNYILASFPHGILGTGIGINMGVEISKWLELFPQIRPKVGTLDQHFLVPFMREVLRAWGLVSVSKEALIHMLTKSNDPKHADNRDGFTSNAVAILVGGAQEAMDSHPGQYILTLKSRKGFVKMAIRTGSSIVPSFSFGEVDIFDQVANPPDSLLRRVQSVVKKLTGVAPLIPVGRGFFNYTFGFLPQRRRIVQVVGAPIDVVKSDQPDAAYVDKVHGQVMEALEKIFDQYKEQYIPHSKNTKLVIH; encoded by the exons ATGAAAATCGAATGGGCTCCTCTCAAAGTACCGCCGGCCCGGCGTTTGCAGACCATGATCACGGCACTCTTCACCATGGCGTTCTTCGTGCTGTTGTTTTCTTCTTACTTGTTTGTTGCCGGTTCACTG ATCTATGGTGGACTCATTCTGCGCAGCTTGATACTGATCTACTTGGTCTATATGTATTTGGACCACAAGAGAACCCACTCCATCATTGACAGCAATGG ATGGATGCTAAACCGAACCAATACCCTGTATCGGAGCTATCGCAACTACTTTCCCGTGGAACTAGTGAAGACCGCAGAGCTCCCCGCAAacagaaattatattttagCCAGCTTTCCTCACGGCATACTGGG AACTGGAATCGGGATCAACATGGGAGTGGAAATCTCCAAGTGGCTGGAACTGTTCCCCCAGATTCGGCCCAAGGTTGGCACTTTAGATCAGCACTTCCTTGTGCCATTTATGCGGGAGGTGCTGCGCGCCTGGGGGCTCGTGTCGGTGTCGAAAGAGGCCCTGATCCATATGTTAACTAAGTCGAATGACCCAAAGCATGCGGACAATCGCGATGGCTTCACATCCAATGCGGTGGCCATACTTGTGGGTGGCGCTCAAGAGGCCATGGACTCGCATCCTGGCCAATATATACTGACCCTGAAGAGCCGCAAGGGATTCGTCAAAATGGCCATAAGAACAGG TTCATCGATTGTGCCCTCATTTTCCTTTGGGGAGGTGGACATATTCGATCAGGTGGCTAATCCGCCGGACTCCCTACTCCGTCGCGTACAGTCTGTGGTGAAGAAACTGACGGGCGTTGCCCCGCTGATTCCAGTCGGTCGCGGTTTCTTCAATTATACCTTCGGCTTCCTTCCCCAACGCCGTCGCATCGTTCAAGTCG TCGGCGCCCCCATCGATGTGGTAAAGAGTGACCAACCGGATGCCGCCTATGTGGACAAGGTGCATGGCCAGGTCATGGAGGCTCTGGAAAAGATATTCGATCAGTACAAGGAGCAATATATACCGCATTCAAAGAACACCAAGCTGGTTATACATTAA
- the tor gene encoding tyrosine-protein kinase receptor torso isoform X2 produces MMIFYVKYAFLFWLTIGSNRGELLLMSQISEDKTLLTVSACTQRCLEETKNFLECFKICRENEASDYAPPTVRRIQENYQLKMVCRTESMLAFRIDWVQHSRLQLGQTPNATYIIKVNAVSEDIVESKLFLSDDNFLVLHSLEAYTEHNITALAVHSDGSYSVIANEETFGTLRRGYQPSKMGAVKLLGFVQPPQEDGQHIAAEIEWQPSADRNCFFDLVYYSTESVTMDQPMQLEFRDPRRLYRHTIDSLKFGEQYMVGVRTVNYLNMLESDLKWLVVQAPNCLDWHHFNYTLCAPTKPSNLSVTQEQYLENTLALNVSWQRPTHLPDYYTLHILDLHLESQEANFTLDGNASYCFIPMIKVLGSSFEVHLVAHTAGGRNASGVLLDKAPRDEWLKEGNLIKLLVFVIVPVFCIIILCSLTFCKRSRQDVQAVDMESKEKANQNNFHLSLIDSSGLLVTLSANESFDFVDELEVEPQTVLLLDVLGEGAFGLVRRGVYKKRQVAVKLLKDEPNEEDVYAFKCEIQMLKAVGKHPNIVGIVGYSTRYSNRMMLLIEYCSLGSLQNFLREEWKFRQERSAIHLKQKHEQEFEKRRVQRPKRSPSLDLDRNIRIEEINCSMLSTVEEESDADQTRTSNRVETYSLARFTNAADNKSYGLDDIENIGSSMALPPFSKKSKIQQVDPEKGEGTATKRTFENKEYFDSRADPKLSPQRAPLKYADLLDIAQQVAVGMEFLAQNKVVHRDLAARNVLISLDRSIKIADFGLSRDVYHENVYRKSGVSGKLPIKWLALESLTHQVYTSQSDVWSFGVLLYEIMTLGGMPYPSVSPGDLLQMLRQGHRMKRPEGCTHEMFGLMKSCWSSIPSHRPTFTGLKERLGAMILATNEMPLRLQKQAEAKSKSKAETQPEPEACGILHSSKGVPEQELPKDEETYLEPLN; encoded by the exons ATGATGATTTTCTATGTCAAATACGCGTTTCTCTTTTGGCTGACGATTGGCAGCAACCGAGGAGAACTGCTGCTGATGAGCCAGATCTCAGAGGACAAGACGCTCCTCACGGTGTCCGCCTGCACCCAGCGCTGTCTGGAAGAAACAAAG AACTTTCTTGAGTGCTTCAAGATCTGCAGGGAGAACGAGGCCAGCGACTATGCTCCCCCAACGGTGCGCAGAATCCAGGAGAACTACCAGTTGAAGATGGTATGTCGCACAGAGTCGATGCTGGCCTTCCGCATAGATTGGGTGCAGCACAGCAGGTTGCAGCTGGGCCAGACACCGAACGCCACGTACATCATCAAAGTGAATGCTGTCAGTGAGGACATTGTGGAGTCGAAGCTCTTTCTA TCAGATGACAACTTCCTGGTCCTGCACTCGCTGGAAGCCTACACTGAGCACAATATTACCGCTCTGGCTGTGCACAGCGATGGCAGCTACTCCGTGATAGCCAACGAGGAAACATTTGGCACGCTGAGGCGTGGCTATCAGCCCAGCAAGATGGGTGCCGTGAAGCTGCTTGGATTTGTCCAGCCCCCCCAGGAAGATGGGCAACATATTGCCGCCGAGATAGAGTGGCAGCCCTCTGCAG ACCGCAACTGTTTCTTCGATCTGGTGTATTATTCAACCGAAAGCGTGACAATGGATCAGCCTATGCAATTGGAGTTTCGCGAT CCGCGTCGACTGTACAGACACACCATCGACAGCCTGAAGTTCGGGGAGCAGTACATGGTGGGCGTGCGGACGGTGAACTACTTAAACATGCTGGAGAGCGACCTGAAGTGGTTGGTAGTGCAGGCTCCAAATTGTCTGGACTGGCATCACTTTAACTACACGCTCTGCG CACCGACCAAACCGTCAAATCTATCCGTGACACAGGAGCAGTATTTAGAGAACACACTGGCACTGAATGTCAGCTGGCAGCGGCCCACCCACCTGCCCGATTACTACACACTTCACATCCTCGACCTGCACCTGGAAAGCCAAGAGGCGAACTTCACTTTGGACGGGAATGCGAGCTACTGCTTCATTCCCATGATTAAGGTGCTGGGATCCAGCTTTGAGGTGCACTTGGTGGCCCATACGGCGGGCGGCAGGAATGCCTCTGGAGTGTTGCTGGACAAGGCGCCTCGCGACGAGTGGCTGAAGG AGGGAAATCTGATCAAGCTCTTGGTATTTGTCATTGTCCCCGTCTTCTGCATCATCATTCTGTGCTCACTGACGTTCTGCAAGCGCAGTCGTCAGGACGTCCAGGCCGTGGACATGGAGTCCAAGGAGAAGGCCAATCAGAACAACTTCCATCTCTCACTGATAGACAGTAGCGGACTGTTGGTCACTCTCTCGGCCAACGAGAGCTTTGACTTTGTTGAtgagctggaggtggagccgCAAACCGTGCTCCTGCTGGATGTGCTGGGCGAGGGTGCCTTTGGCCTGGTGCGACGCGGCGTGTACAAGAAGCGACAGGTGGCCGTCAAGCTGCTGAAAG ATGAGCCCAACGAGGAGGATGTGTATGCGTTCAAGTGTGAGATCCAGATGCTTAAGGCGGTGGGCAAGCATCCCAACATCGTGGGCATCGTGGGCTACTCGACGAGGTACAGCAATCGCATGATGCTGCTCATCGAGTACTGCAGCCTCGGCAGCCTACAAAACTTTCTGCG CGAGGAGTGGAAGTTTCGACAGGAGCGCAGTGCGATCCACTTGAAGCAGAAGCACGAGCAGGAATTCGAGAAGCGGAGAGTGCAACGTCCGAAGCGTAGTCCTTCTCTTGATCTGGATCGGAACATACGCATCGAGGAGATCAACTGTTCCATGCTGTCCACCGTGGAGGAGGAGTCCGACGCAGATCAGACGCGCACCAGCAACCGCGTGGAGACCTACTCTCTCGCAAGATTCACCAATGCAGCAGACAACAAGTCCTACGGACTCGATGACATTGAAAACATTGGAAGTAGCATGGCCCTGCCACCATTTTCGAAAAAGTCAAAGATCCAGCAAGTCGATCCAGAGAAAGGGGAAGGGACAGCGACTAAGCGAACCTTCGAGAACAAGGAATACTTTGATTCGCGAGCAGACCCTAAGCTAAGTCCCCAACGAGCGCCACTCAAGTACGCGGATTTGTTGGACATCGCCCAGCAGGTCGCCGTCGGCATG GAGTTCCTGGCGCAGAACAAAGTGGTGCACCGCGACCTGGCAGCACGCAATGTCTTGATCTCCCTGGACCGTAGCATTAAGATAGCCGACTTTGG GCTCAGTCGCGATGTTTACCACGAGAACGTATATCGCAAGAGCGGAGTCAGCGGAAAGTTGCCCATCAAGTGGCTGGCCCTGGAGTCACTCACCCATCAGGTGTACACCAGTCAGAGCGATGT TTGGTCCTTTGGTGTGTTGCTCTATGAGATTATGACCCTCGGCGGAATGCCCTATCCATCTGTATCGCCAGGCGACCTGCTCCAGATGCTGCGCCAGGGCCACCGCATGAAGCGGCCGGAGGGCTGCACACACGAAAT GTTCGGTCTGATGAAGAGCTGCTGGAGCTCGATACCCTCCCACAGACCCACATTCACCGGTCTCAAAGAGCGTCTGGGCGCGATGATTCTGGCCACCAACGAAATGCCGCTTCGCCTGCAGAAGCAAGCAGAAGCCAAGTCCAAGTCAAAGGCAGAAACACAGCCCGAGCCAGAGGCATGTGGCATCCTGCACAGTAGCAAAGGGGTgccggagcaggagctgccCAAGGATGAAGAGACTTACTTGGAGCCTTTGAACTAG
- the tor gene encoding tyrosine-protein kinase receptor torso isoform X1 yields MMIFYVKYAFLFWLTIGSNRGELLLMSQISEDKTLLTVSACTQRCLEETKNFLECFKICRENEASDYAPPTVRRIQENYQLKMVCRTESMLAFRIDWVQHSRLQLGQTPNATYIIKVNAVSEDIVESKLFLSDDNFLVLHSLEAYTEHNITALAVHSDGSYSVIANEETFGTLRRGYQPSKMGAVKLLGFVQPPQEDGQHIAAEIEWQPSADRNCFFDLVYYSTESVTMDQPMQLEFRDPRRLYRHTIDSLKFGEQYMVGVRTVNYLNMLESDLKWLVVQAPNCLDWHHFNYTLCAPTKPSNLSVTQEQYLENTLALNVSWQRPTHLPDYYTLHILDLHLESQEANFTLDGNASYCFIPMIKVLGSSFEVHLVAHTAGGRNASGVLLDKAPRDEWLKEGNLIKLLVFVIVPVFCIIILCSLTFCKRSRQDVQAVDMESKEKANQNNFHLSLIDSSGLLVTLSANESFDFVDELEVEPQTVLLLDVLGEGAFGLVRRGVYKKRQVAVKLLKDEPNEEDVYAFKCEIQMLKAVGKHPNIVGIVGYSTRYSNRMMLLIEYCSLGSLQNFLREEWKFRQERSAIHLKQKHEQEFEKRRVQRPKRSPSLDLDRNIRIEEINCSMLSTVEEESDADQTRTSNRVETYSLARFTNAADNKSYGLDDIENIGSSMALPPFSKKSKIQQVDPEKGEGTATKRTFENKEYFDSRADPKLSPQRAPLKYADLLDIAQQVAVGMEFLAQNKVVHRDLAARNVLISLDRSIKIADFGLSRDVYHENVYRKSGVSGKLPIKWLALESLTHQVYTSQSDVSFSWSFGVLLYEIMTLGGMPYPSVSPGDLLQMLRQGHRMKRPEGCTHEMFGLMKSCWSSIPSHRPTFTGLKERLGAMILATNEMPLRLQKQAEAKSKSKAETQPEPEACGILHSSKGVPEQELPKDEETYLEPLN; encoded by the exons ATGATGATTTTCTATGTCAAATACGCGTTTCTCTTTTGGCTGACGATTGGCAGCAACCGAGGAGAACTGCTGCTGATGAGCCAGATCTCAGAGGACAAGACGCTCCTCACGGTGTCCGCCTGCACCCAGCGCTGTCTGGAAGAAACAAAG AACTTTCTTGAGTGCTTCAAGATCTGCAGGGAGAACGAGGCCAGCGACTATGCTCCCCCAACGGTGCGCAGAATCCAGGAGAACTACCAGTTGAAGATGGTATGTCGCACAGAGTCGATGCTGGCCTTCCGCATAGATTGGGTGCAGCACAGCAGGTTGCAGCTGGGCCAGACACCGAACGCCACGTACATCATCAAAGTGAATGCTGTCAGTGAGGACATTGTGGAGTCGAAGCTCTTTCTA TCAGATGACAACTTCCTGGTCCTGCACTCGCTGGAAGCCTACACTGAGCACAATATTACCGCTCTGGCTGTGCACAGCGATGGCAGCTACTCCGTGATAGCCAACGAGGAAACATTTGGCACGCTGAGGCGTGGCTATCAGCCCAGCAAGATGGGTGCCGTGAAGCTGCTTGGATTTGTCCAGCCCCCCCAGGAAGATGGGCAACATATTGCCGCCGAGATAGAGTGGCAGCCCTCTGCAG ACCGCAACTGTTTCTTCGATCTGGTGTATTATTCAACCGAAAGCGTGACAATGGATCAGCCTATGCAATTGGAGTTTCGCGAT CCGCGTCGACTGTACAGACACACCATCGACAGCCTGAAGTTCGGGGAGCAGTACATGGTGGGCGTGCGGACGGTGAACTACTTAAACATGCTGGAGAGCGACCTGAAGTGGTTGGTAGTGCAGGCTCCAAATTGTCTGGACTGGCATCACTTTAACTACACGCTCTGCG CACCGACCAAACCGTCAAATCTATCCGTGACACAGGAGCAGTATTTAGAGAACACACTGGCACTGAATGTCAGCTGGCAGCGGCCCACCCACCTGCCCGATTACTACACACTTCACATCCTCGACCTGCACCTGGAAAGCCAAGAGGCGAACTTCACTTTGGACGGGAATGCGAGCTACTGCTTCATTCCCATGATTAAGGTGCTGGGATCCAGCTTTGAGGTGCACTTGGTGGCCCATACGGCGGGCGGCAGGAATGCCTCTGGAGTGTTGCTGGACAAGGCGCCTCGCGACGAGTGGCTGAAGG AGGGAAATCTGATCAAGCTCTTGGTATTTGTCATTGTCCCCGTCTTCTGCATCATCATTCTGTGCTCACTGACGTTCTGCAAGCGCAGTCGTCAGGACGTCCAGGCCGTGGACATGGAGTCCAAGGAGAAGGCCAATCAGAACAACTTCCATCTCTCACTGATAGACAGTAGCGGACTGTTGGTCACTCTCTCGGCCAACGAGAGCTTTGACTTTGTTGAtgagctggaggtggagccgCAAACCGTGCTCCTGCTGGATGTGCTGGGCGAGGGTGCCTTTGGCCTGGTGCGACGCGGCGTGTACAAGAAGCGACAGGTGGCCGTCAAGCTGCTGAAAG ATGAGCCCAACGAGGAGGATGTGTATGCGTTCAAGTGTGAGATCCAGATGCTTAAGGCGGTGGGCAAGCATCCCAACATCGTGGGCATCGTGGGCTACTCGACGAGGTACAGCAATCGCATGATGCTGCTCATCGAGTACTGCAGCCTCGGCAGCCTACAAAACTTTCTGCG CGAGGAGTGGAAGTTTCGACAGGAGCGCAGTGCGATCCACTTGAAGCAGAAGCACGAGCAGGAATTCGAGAAGCGGAGAGTGCAACGTCCGAAGCGTAGTCCTTCTCTTGATCTGGATCGGAACATACGCATCGAGGAGATCAACTGTTCCATGCTGTCCACCGTGGAGGAGGAGTCCGACGCAGATCAGACGCGCACCAGCAACCGCGTGGAGACCTACTCTCTCGCAAGATTCACCAATGCAGCAGACAACAAGTCCTACGGACTCGATGACATTGAAAACATTGGAAGTAGCATGGCCCTGCCACCATTTTCGAAAAAGTCAAAGATCCAGCAAGTCGATCCAGAGAAAGGGGAAGGGACAGCGACTAAGCGAACCTTCGAGAACAAGGAATACTTTGATTCGCGAGCAGACCCTAAGCTAAGTCCCCAACGAGCGCCACTCAAGTACGCGGATTTGTTGGACATCGCCCAGCAGGTCGCCGTCGGCATG GAGTTCCTGGCGCAGAACAAAGTGGTGCACCGCGACCTGGCAGCACGCAATGTCTTGATCTCCCTGGACCGTAGCATTAAGATAGCCGACTTTGG GCTCAGTCGCGATGTTTACCACGAGAACGTATATCGCAAGAGCGGAGTCAGCGGAAAGTTGCCCATCAAGTGGCTGGCCCTGGAGTCACTCACCCATCAGGTGTACACCAGTCAGAGCGATGT TTCTTTCAGTTGGTCCTTTGGTGTGTTGCTCTATGAGATTATGACCCTCGGCGGAATGCCCTATCCATCTGTATCGCCAGGCGACCTGCTCCAGATGCTGCGCCAGGGCCACCGCATGAAGCGGCCGGAGGGCTGCACACACGAAAT GTTCGGTCTGATGAAGAGCTGCTGGAGCTCGATACCCTCCCACAGACCCACATTCACCGGTCTCAAAGAGCGTCTGGGCGCGATGATTCTGGCCACCAACGAAATGCCGCTTCGCCTGCAGAAGCAAGCAGAAGCCAAGTCCAAGTCAAAGGCAGAAACACAGCCCGAGCCAGAGGCATGTGGCATCCTGCACAGTAGCAAAGGGGTgccggagcaggagctgccCAAGGATGAAGAGACTTACTTGGAGCCTTTGAACTAG
- the LOC6898379 gene encoding uncharacterized protein: MCNFCSQQESPCPQIPYACPNCPVRDITRSCSLQRRTINREHPLPDKNRPYPNQCDTMPEKWLELNRRLIATMAEKMHRSTQTIHYMLLRLLHANYAGVLQIVRRRRAYKVPISGYPDALFSNFSLFNDLGYISIPMAPEAVGKLMRMMQDYVSQMQLLNRQYKWFRNGQDKGDLVGLLGKQDELLKLLRALFRDSDSTFIKDMLTTLLYLDLFVVFGKWTVDRKRSNMIRGISDLYAGVAGSKAQIPTRSPLKVSADKTANPPICSVYKNADPETRTMVATPKQSRDNELLKIFKEYLETRKAPSEDFILPFGKARLTQVHESRSNKTTHRRSVE; the protein is encoded by the coding sequence ATGTGCAACTTCTGCAGCCAGCAAGAGAGCCCCTGTCCGCAGATTCCCTACGCTTGTCCGAACTGTCCGGTACGGGACATCACCAGGAGTTGTTCGCTGCAGCGGAGGACCATCAACCGAGAgcatccactgccggacaagaaCAGGCCATACCCGAACCAGTGCGACACGATGCCCGAGAAATGGCTGGAGCTGAACCGCAGGCTGATCGCCACGATGGCCGAGAAGATGCATCGCTCAACGCAGACCATCCACTACatgctgctgcgcctgcttCACGCCAACTACGCCGGTGTCTTGCAGATCGTGCGCAGGCGACGGGCGTACAAGGTTCCGATAAGTGGCTACCCGGACGCCCTTTTTTCCAACTTCTCTCTGTTCAACGATCTGGGATATATATCCATTCCAATGGCTCCGGAGGCTGTCGGGAAGCTGATGCGGATGATGCAGGACTATGTGTCCCAAATGCAGCTGCTGAACCGCCAGTATAAGTGGTTCAGAAACGGCCAGGACAAGGGCGACCTGGTGGGCCTGCTGGGGAAGCAGGAcgagctgctgaagctgcttCGTGCCCTGTTTAGAGACAGCGACTCGACGTTCATAAAGGATATGCTCACGACGCTGCTCTATCTGGATCTGTTCGTTGTTTTCGGCAAGTGGACGGTGGATAGAAAGCGATCCAACATGATAAGGGGTATCTCAGACCTGTACGCGGGCGTAGCGGGCTCAAAAGCCCAGATCCCGACTCGTTCTCCATTGAAAGTTTCTGCAGATAAGACGGCAAATCCCCCAATTTGCTCGGTATATAAAAATGCAGATCCGGAGACCAGGACCATGGTAGCAACACCCAAGCAATCGCGAGACAATGAGCTCCTTAAGATCTTCAAGGAATATTTGGAAACCAGGAAGGCTCCGTCGGAAGACTTTATTCTGCCGTTCGGCAAAGCTCGTCTGACCCAAGTTCACGAAAGTCGCAGCAACAAGACCACCCACCGAAGAAGTGTAGAGTAA